A section of the Flavobacterium sp. CG_23.5 genome encodes:
- a CDS encoding DUF6943 family protein: MPNFIIKTHQKETIYKGNQIFILNKGMNSGKPQKEPFTNSYVIIFSSDEDGEMIYWLAYSLWQMKFWHQHLIGSVIPFIRIKKFKTEFDQKVNQLLYDFEQHQKDIDAIKALELQKEHLEKNLKLINELKKCILSRYCR; this comes from the coding sequence ATGCCAAACTTCATCATCAAAACCCATCAGAAAGAAACCATTTACAAGGGAAACCAAATCTTTATTCTCAACAAAGGAATGAACAGCGGCAAGCCCCAAAAAGAGCCTTTTACCAATAGTTATGTGATCATTTTTTCATCCGACGAAGACGGCGAAATGATTTACTGGCTAGCATACAGCCTATGGCAAATGAAATTTTGGCATCAGCACCTTATTGGGTCCGTTATTCCATTTATCAGAATTAAAAAATTCAAAACTGAATTTGACCAAAAAGTCAATCAATTACTTTACGACTTCGAGCAGCATCAGAAAGATATTGATGCAATCAAAGCGCTAGAACTACAAAAAGAACATCTGGAGAAAAATCTAAAACTGATTAATGAACTAAAAAAATGTATTTTGTCTAGGTACTGTCGGTAA
- a CDS encoding RteC domain-containing protein, protein MQGCCNDFFYEFELEVEHIKKTNANPITQAKLALEYIEIKLKELFLWLEKFIFNSKEDEIHFFKELKFKITSKYIFFNRILDIESKSPSNSKKLKIKHYEKALNNCFQFSKQDKEFYKYYRSGSIHNDHLYFIRNSEKQTSNLDISLINFDKKLCTSHDVKVANIIANDILEIYLEEKIEEINSSPNSNHQTAKSNLNWTGSKIEMVELIYGLHNLKMFNGGNTDIKEIAGQFSKTFNIVLDDSIYRCFQDIKNRKTIKTKFLHSLSENFNNKIVEEEQN, encoded by the coding sequence ATGCAGGGATGTTGTAATGATTTTTTTTACGAATTTGAATTAGAAGTTGAACATATTAAAAAAACAAACGCAAACCCTATCACTCAGGCAAAATTGGCTTTAGAGTATATCGAAATAAAACTCAAAGAACTTTTCCTATGGTTAGAAAAATTTATATTCAATTCGAAAGAAGATGAAATTCACTTTTTTAAGGAACTGAAATTTAAGATAACGTCTAAGTATATTTTCTTTAACCGCATCTTGGACATCGAATCCAAGTCTCCGTCCAATAGCAAAAAACTTAAAATTAAGCATTACGAAAAAGCGCTAAACAATTGTTTTCAATTTTCAAAACAAGACAAAGAATTTTATAAATACTACCGCTCCGGTAGCATCCACAATGATCATTTATATTTCATTAGAAACTCTGAAAAACAGACATCCAATTTGGATATAAGTTTAATAAATTTTGATAAAAAACTATGTACTTCTCATGATGTGAAGGTTGCTAACATTATTGCAAATGATATATTGGAAATATACTTGGAAGAAAAGATTGAAGAGATAAACAGTAGCCCCAATTCTAATCATCAAACTGCAAAATCTAACCTCAACTGGACGGGTTCCAAAATTGAAATGGTGGAACTTATTTACGGTTTACACAACCTAAAAATGTTCAATGGTGGAAATACGGACATCAAGGAAATTGCAGGTCAATTTAGCAAAACGTTTAATATTGTTTTAGACGACAGCATATACCGATGCTTCCAAGACATTAAAAACAGAAAAACGATAAAAACAAAATTCTTGCATTCCTTATCCGAGAACTTCAACAACAAAATCGTAGAAGAAGAACAAAACTAA
- a CDS encoding ATPase, protein MTSKYNYPEIIAWLEKKGKKDFGEKFHFLEQDTTTITKLICYFLDDQYTAAKFEIDLSKGILLSGPVGCGKTSLMALMRYVPQPNKKFFMKTCRDISFEFIKDGYEVIQRYSHGHNTHAEHKNYCFDDLGTEKNLKYFGNECNVMAEIILSRYDIFISKKIYTHITTNLSASEIETAYGNRVRSRLRNMLNLIAFDKADKDKR, encoded by the coding sequence ATGACATCAAAATACAATTATCCAGAAATTATTGCTTGGTTAGAAAAAAAAGGCAAAAAGGATTTTGGAGAAAAATTTCACTTCTTAGAACAAGACACCACAACTATCACAAAACTGATTTGCTATTTTCTGGATGATCAATATACTGCAGCTAAGTTTGAAATCGACCTCAGCAAAGGAATTCTTCTTTCTGGCCCAGTAGGCTGCGGTAAAACCTCTTTGATGGCTCTGATGCGCTACGTACCTCAACCAAATAAAAAGTTCTTTATGAAAACGTGCCGGGACATTAGTTTTGAGTTCATCAAAGATGGATATGAAGTAATTCAGCGCTACAGCCATGGACACAACACCCATGCTGAACATAAAAACTACTGTTTCGATGATTTAGGCACCGAAAAGAACCTCAAATACTTTGGAAACGAATGCAATGTCATGGCAGAAATTATTCTCTCCAGATACGACATTTTTATATCTAAGAAAATCTACACCCACATCACCACAAACCTCTCCGCATCCGAAATAGAAACCGCCTACGGCAATCGAGTCAGATCTCGCTTGAGAAACATGCTGAACTTAATCGCTTTTGACAAAGCGGACAAAGACAAACGATAA
- a CDS encoding transcriptional regulator: protein MNYIKHLTGFFKKTASLKNINPSHISLYLALFQCWNINRFKNPITINREEIMISSKIKSKATYHKCMKELQELGFIKYTPSFNPYLGSEVEIYNLSETANTSSQNESTFSKIEQVNSQVTEQVNSQLYIENKKTSKNNINNIERTPEFEIFNNNSIFENPEKEEKKKSCAKKEKSKAVISSVSSRAQSRDERQDTTDENPSVDLTKEYFKFQEYSEFEAERFFNYYSSNGWLIGGKTKMKDWKAAARNWMLNTNKFNLKTPQNIPLKEQTRAYNLHAVTDKNYSEPL from the coding sequence ATGAATTACATAAAACACCTCACTGGCTTTTTCAAAAAAACAGCCTCACTAAAAAACATCAATCCTTCTCACATAAGTCTGTATTTAGCACTCTTTCAATGCTGGAACATCAACCGGTTCAAAAATCCGATCACCATCAATCGAGAAGAAATTATGATTTCGTCCAAAATAAAATCAAAAGCTACCTATCACAAATGTATGAAAGAGTTACAAGAATTAGGTTTTATAAAATACACGCCATCATTCAACCCCTATTTGGGTTCCGAAGTAGAAATTTACAACCTAAGCGAAACAGCAAATACAAGTTCACAAAATGAATCTACCTTCTCAAAAATTGAACAAGTAAATAGTCAGGTAACTGAACAGGTTAATAGTCAGCTCTATATAGAGAATAAAAAAACATCTAAAAACAATATAAACAATATAGAGAGAACACCCGAGTTTGAAATTTTTAATAATAATTCAATTTTTGAAAATCCAGAAAAAGAAGAAAAGAAAAAAAGTTGCGCCAAAAAAGAAAAAAGTAAAGCTGTCATCTCGAGCGTGTCATCTCGAGCGCAGTCGAGAGACGAGAGACAAGATACAACGGACGAAAACCCATCGGTGGACTTAACCAAAGAGTATTTCAAGTTTCAAGAATATTCCGAGTTCGAAGCAGAGCGCTTTTTCAATTATTACTCCAGCAACGGATGGCTCATTGGTGGGAAAACCAAAATGAAAGATTGGAAAGCAGCGGCGCGAAATTGGATGCTGAACACTAATAAATTTAATCTAAAAACACCACAAAACATACCATTAAAAGAGCAAACGAGAGCGTATAATCTCCACGCAGTTACGGATAAAAACTACTCGGAGCCTTTATGA
- a CDS encoding helix-turn-helix domain-containing protein has protein sequence MNLHPKKLFPEVENLELLNHQPITKRDLLNFSNIILSEIKEIVALKEQPTQWLKSSEVRKLLKISPGTLQNLRVNGTLNYNRIGGILYYKYDDIAKMLNQ, from the coding sequence ATGAACTTACATCCGAAAAAACTATTCCCTGAAGTAGAAAATTTAGAACTACTAAACCACCAACCCATTACAAAAAGAGACTTGCTAAACTTTAGCAACATCATTCTTTCTGAAATTAAAGAAATAGTGGCACTAAAAGAGCAGCCAACCCAATGGCTAAAATCTTCCGAGGTTAGAAAACTGCTCAAGATCTCACCCGGCACACTCCAAAACCTTCGCGTCAACGGAACACTAAATTACAACCGCATCGGAGGCATCCTATACTATAAATACGACGACATAGCCAAAATGCTAAATCAATAA
- a CDS encoding site-specific integrase encodes MKTKITVLYYLRKSKVNAQAQMPIYQRITINGQRFDCSSGHYVDEAKWSSEASKMKGNSEEARLINGQLDIMRATVYETEKKLFMNQVQITYESFKNEYQGKKERERMLIPIFEEHNRKIKELVGFEYAPGTLERYQTSLKHTKDFLFWKYNLTDINIEKIDHAFIMEYEFYLRSVRKCNNNTAVKYVKNFHKIINQCLSNGWLNKDPFVNYKAKVKEVVREFLSEADIESMINKEFVSERLDLVRDIFVFSCFTGLAYIDVKQLTKTHISLGIDGDNWIFTTRQKTDTASKIPLLPLAQQIVDKYENHPICLNENRLLPILSNQKMNAYLKEIADVCGINKDLTFHIARHTFATTVTLSNGVPIETVSKMLGHTNLKTTQHYAKILDHKISNDMMILKEKFKNTNTALSNKSGQIKA; translated from the coding sequence ATGAAAACAAAAATCACCGTTCTGTATTATTTGAGAAAATCAAAAGTCAATGCACAAGCACAAATGCCAATTTATCAACGCATAACTATCAACGGCCAACGCTTTGATTGTAGCTCAGGCCATTATGTAGATGAAGCCAAGTGGTCGTCAGAAGCATCTAAAATGAAAGGCAACAGCGAGGAAGCTCGTTTGATAAATGGTCAACTTGACATAATGAGAGCAACCGTTTATGAAACTGAGAAAAAACTTTTCATGAACCAAGTTCAAATTACTTATGAAAGTTTCAAGAATGAATACCAAGGAAAGAAAGAACGCGAGCGAATGCTAATCCCTATTTTCGAGGAGCACAACCGAAAAATAAAAGAACTGGTGGGATTTGAATACGCCCCCGGCACATTAGAACGCTACCAGACTTCCTTAAAACACACGAAAGACTTCCTATTTTGGAAATACAACCTTACCGATATTAATATCGAAAAGATTGATCATGCCTTTATCATGGAATATGAGTTTTATTTACGAAGCGTTAGAAAATGCAATAACAATACTGCTGTCAAATATGTAAAAAACTTCCATAAAATCATAAACCAATGTTTATCCAATGGATGGCTTAACAAAGACCCCTTTGTGAATTACAAAGCAAAAGTAAAAGAGGTGGTTAGGGAATTCCTTTCAGAAGCGGATATTGAAAGTATGATTAATAAGGAATTTGTTTCAGAGCGATTGGACTTAGTTCGCGACATATTCGTTTTTAGCTGTTTTACGGGCTTAGCATACATCGATGTAAAGCAATTAACCAAAACCCATATTAGCCTTGGTATTGATGGCGATAATTGGATTTTTACCACCAGACAAAAAACAGACACCGCTTCCAAAATTCCATTACTGCCGCTCGCACAGCAGATTGTGGACAAATATGAAAACCATCCCATATGCTTAAATGAAAACCGCCTCTTACCTATTTTGAGTAATCAAAAAATGAATGCCTATTTAAAAGAAATTGCCGATGTCTGTGGAATTAACAAAGACCTTACTTTTCACATCGCCCGACATACTTTTGCCACAACAGTTACTCTTTCTAATGGCGTTCCTATCGAAACGGTGAGTAAAATGCTCGGACATACCAATTTGAAAACTACCCAACATTACGCAAAAATTCTGGATCATAAAATCAGTAATGACATGATGATTTTAAAGGAAAAATTTAAAAATACAAATACCGCATTATCTAACAAATCAGGCCAAATAAAGGCATAA
- a CDS encoding DUF5675 family protein, with protein MVLVLTRIYFPDGTQGMLEWNGTLVCYTIELPWLGNQRRISCIPEGEYVLQKRFSPKFNWHLHLRNVPGRDFILVHPANDAKKELLGCIAPVTQHSGVGKGRCFRKAFEKLKSLVYAALDRNEVVKISVQS; from the coding sequence ATGGTTTTGGTATTAACCAGAATCTATTTTCCTGATGGAACGCAAGGGATGCTAGAATGGAACGGCACACTAGTTTGTTATACCATCGAATTGCCTTGGTTGGGAAATCAAAGGCGTATCTCTTGTATTCCGGAAGGAGAATATGTTTTGCAGAAGCGGTTTAGCCCAAAATTTAATTGGCATTTGCATTTGAGAAATGTTCCAGGAAGAGATTTTATATTAGTCCATCCCGCCAATGACGCCAAAAAAGAATTGTTGGGCTGTATTGCTCCTGTAACGCAACATAGCGGAGTAGGAAAGGGCCGTTGCTTCCGAAAAGCGTTTGAAAAGCTAAAATCTTTGGTTTACGCCGCTTTAGATCGTAATGAAGTAGTGAAAATAAGTGTTCAATCTTAA